In the genome of Microthrixaceae bacterium, one region contains:
- a CDS encoding DegV family protein, giving the protein MPVKIVTDSSADLTADQVAAHDIRVVPLAIRFGDEEYIDGIELTTEAFYEKMARSDVMPSTAAPGPGQFEQAMREAGRDGDPVVCINISAGLSATMQSAQNAARAIGDDLYVRVIDSRSITAGLGMKVIAAAQMAAEGASVDEVVAGVEALIPRTRIFGALNTLENLKKNGRIGGAQAMLGSLLSIKPIIDISSGEVEEAAKQRTRGKSLIWLRDRLFQEPDAEMVAVCSGMADDQQELADLLSPRYSPEQITVWTIGPVIGSHGGPAIAGLCWHSNA; this is encoded by the coding sequence ATGCCCGTCAAGATCGTCACCGACAGCTCAGCTGACCTGACCGCCGACCAGGTTGCTGCCCACGACATCCGGGTGGTTCCGCTCGCCATCCGCTTCGGTGACGAGGAGTACATCGACGGCATCGAACTGACGACCGAGGCCTTCTACGAGAAGATGGCCCGCAGCGACGTGATGCCCTCCACCGCCGCTCCCGGTCCGGGTCAGTTCGAGCAGGCCATGCGCGAGGCCGGCCGCGATGGGGACCCGGTGGTGTGCATCAACATCTCGGCGGGCCTCTCGGCCACCATGCAGTCTGCTCAGAACGCGGCCCGAGCCATCGGCGACGACCTCTACGTAAGGGTCATCGACTCCCGGTCCATCACCGCTGGGCTAGGAATGAAGGTGATCGCCGCCGCGCAGATGGCCGCGGAGGGAGCCAGCGTCGACGAGGTGGTCGCAGGCGTCGAGGCACTCATTCCCCGCACCCGGATCTTCGGCGCCTTGAACACCCTCGAGAACCTGAAGAAGAACGGCCGCATCGGCGGCGCCCAAGCCATGCTCGGGTCGCTCCTGTCGATCAAGCCGATCATTGACATCTCCAGCGGCGAGGTGGAGGAAGCCGCCAAGCAGCGCACCCGAGGCAAGTCCCTCATTTGGTTGCGAGACCGGCTGTTCCAAGAACCAGACGCCGAGATGGTGGCCGTCTGTTCGGGAATGGCCGACGACCAACAGGAACTCGCCGACCTTCTATCGCCTCGCTACAGCCCCGAGCAGATCACCGTGTGGACCATCGGGCCGGTGATCGGCTCCCATGGCGGCCCCGCCATCGCAGGCCTCTGCTGGCACAGCAACGCCTGA
- a CDS encoding GNAT family N-acetyltransferase: MAVDDRRRLHRGAVQVSTWRDDHRTVVLTPNADRPTPSAVEVEALIVQLSADGHERAITSALHVNELEPFLANGFNVHERLHLLRHTLERLPPVPPVPVRRAWRRDRPAVLALDASAFDTFWTLDARGLDDAVRATPVNRFRVTRDEERSHLTGYAVTGRAGGRGYLQRLAVRPDHLRRGIGTALVVDALGWLRRGGATLALVNTQEQNEAALALYLACGFAMEPAGLAVLSRTLEPSTAP; encoded by the coding sequence ATGGCTGTCGATGACCGGCGCCGCCTCCACCGCGGCGCGGTGCAGGTATCGACATGGCGAGACGATCACCGAACCGTCGTTCTCACCCCCAACGCCGACCGGCCAACGCCCTCGGCTGTCGAGGTCGAAGCCCTCATCGTCCAACTGAGCGCCGATGGTCATGAGCGGGCCATCACCAGCGCCCTGCACGTCAACGAGCTCGAGCCCTTCCTCGCCAACGGCTTCAACGTGCACGAGCGCCTCCATCTGCTGCGTCACACCCTCGAACGCCTTCCCCCAGTGCCTCCGGTTCCCGTCCGCCGCGCCTGGCGGCGTGACCGACCGGCGGTCCTGGCGCTGGACGCCTCTGCCTTCGACACGTTCTGGACGCTCGATGCCCGCGGACTCGACGACGCCGTGCGGGCGACCCCGGTAAACCGCTTCCGGGTTACGCGAGACGAAGAACGTTCTCACCTCACCGGATATGCCGTCACCGGTCGCGCCGGGGGACGTGGGTACCTCCAACGGCTGGCGGTACGTCCCGATCACCTGCGCCGCGGCATCGGGACCGCCCTGGTGGTAGATGCCCTCGGGTGGCTGAGGCGCGGTGGTGCAACGCTGGCCCTAGTCAACACCCAGGAACAAAACGAGGCCGCGCTGGCCCTCTACCTGGCGTGCGGGTTCGCCATGGAACCGGCTGGTCTGGCTGTGCTCTCCCGGACTCTGGAACCATCGACTGCGCCGTGA
- a CDS encoding histone deacetylase: protein MSVLYVTHPRFADHDTGYGHPERPARLAAVDAGLDRADLRDALIPVAAVPAPDTVMDAVHPEAYRTALANFSMTGGGYLDGDTHLGIHSWEAARLAAGAGPEAVRRLDAGEASVAFCAVRPPGHHALSSRAMGFCLLNNVAVAAAHLAERGERVVIVDYDAHHGNGTQDIFWNDPRVFYISLHEWPQYPGTGALSEMGAGPGHRTTMNFPLPSGATGDVYRHAVDEVIVPALEAWGPTWMILSAGFDGHRRDPITDLGLTSGDYADMTRDLVALVSPGRRLVFLEGGYDLEALSLCSGSVLSVLVDGGSYRPEPASAGGPGLAVSNAVLKNWSVSADG from the coding sequence ATGTCGGTGCTGTACGTCACCCACCCCCGTTTTGCCGACCACGACACCGGATATGGCCATCCCGAGCGACCGGCCCGCTTGGCTGCGGTCGATGCCGGACTGGACCGAGCGGACCTACGTGATGCTCTGATCCCGGTCGCCGCGGTTCCGGCACCGGACACCGTCATGGATGCGGTCCACCCCGAGGCGTATCGGACCGCTCTGGCCAACTTCTCCATGACCGGAGGTGGATACCTGGATGGTGACACCCACCTTGGCATCCATTCGTGGGAGGCGGCTCGGTTGGCTGCCGGGGCCGGTCCCGAAGCGGTGCGGCGGCTCGACGCCGGCGAAGCCTCGGTGGCCTTCTGCGCGGTCCGTCCGCCGGGGCACCATGCCTTGTCGTCTCGAGCCATGGGGTTCTGCTTGCTGAACAACGTGGCGGTAGCGGCGGCGCATCTGGCCGAGCGGGGTGAGCGGGTCGTGATCGTGGACTACGACGCTCATCACGGCAACGGGACCCAGGACATCTTCTGGAACGACCCGAGGGTCTTCTACATCTCGCTGCACGAGTGGCCGCAATATCCGGGCACCGGGGCGCTGAGCGAGATGGGAGCCGGTCCCGGACACCGGACGACCATGAACTTCCCCCTTCCATCGGGGGCCACCGGCGATGTCTACCGGCACGCTGTGGACGAGGTGATCGTGCCAGCGCTGGAAGCATGGGGCCCGACCTGGATGATCCTGTCGGCTGGCTTCGACGGCCACCGTCGGGACCCGATCACCGATCTGGGCTTGACCAGCGGCGACTACGCCGACATGACCCGGGACTTGGTGGCCTTGGTTTCTCCGGGTCGTCGGCTCGTGTTCCTGGAGGGTGGATACGACCTGGAGGCGCTGAGCCTCTGCTCCGGATCGGTGTTGTCGGTGCTGGTCGACGGTGGGTCCTACCGCCCGGAGCCGGCCTCGGCTGGCGGTCCGGGGCTGGCGGTGTCGAACGCAGTCCTCAAGAACTGGTCCGTGTCCGCCGACGGGTAG
- a CDS encoding PilT/PilU family type 4a pilus ATPase has translation MARVVDLLQYLLEERGSDLIVKVGSPPCIRRNGRLERTPLETLKPDEIEALATEILSSDKAVEFQNSGETDLAYSVPGLGRFRVNIYRQRGSVSLAIRRVVPGAPAIADLGVPAIVADLASHRDGLVVVAGPAASGKTTTAAAMIEHINASQNRHIVTVEDPIEVLFADREAIVSQREVGSDTPEVATALRRISRQDADVVFVSDLPDAEAVREALGVAAAGRLVIAVLNTLSATDTVSWMIDRFPPHQQGSARSLLGRVLRGVVCQRLVDRADGRGRVAVVESLVGTHKVRDAIIDGAETSVLERLMSEGEYHGMATFDQALFHLFSEEYVSLDEALERAIHPEDFRIAVQQAGLATLR, from the coding sequence GTGGCCCGTGTAGTCGATCTGTTGCAGTACCTGTTGGAGGAGCGCGGCTCCGACCTGATCGTGAAGGTGGGGTCGCCCCCCTGCATCCGTCGCAACGGACGCCTGGAGCGGACTCCGTTGGAGACCCTCAAGCCCGACGAGATCGAGGCATTGGCCACCGAGATCCTCTCCTCGGACAAGGCGGTTGAGTTCCAGAACTCGGGGGAGACCGACCTCGCCTACAGCGTGCCGGGCCTGGGCCGGTTCCGGGTGAACATCTACCGCCAGCGGGGCTCGGTGAGTCTGGCCATACGGCGAGTGGTGCCCGGCGCGCCGGCCATTGCTGACCTGGGAGTTCCAGCAATCGTCGCCGACCTGGCGTCTCACCGCGATGGTCTGGTGGTTGTCGCTGGTCCGGCGGCTTCGGGAAAGACCACCACGGCGGCAGCCATGATCGAACACATCAACGCCTCGCAGAACCGTCACATCGTGACGGTCGAGGATCCCATCGAGGTCCTGTTCGCTGATCGGGAAGCGATCGTCAGTCAACGCGAGGTCGGCTCCGACACTCCCGAGGTCGCTACGGCGTTGCGTCGGATCTCGCGTCAGGACGCGGACGTGGTGTTCGTGTCCGACCTGCCTGACGCCGAGGCCGTACGTGAGGCGCTGGGCGTGGCCGCAGCTGGACGTCTGGTGATAGCGGTGCTCAACACGCTGTCGGCTACCGACACCGTCAGTTGGATGATCGATCGTTTCCCGCCCCACCAGCAGGGTTCGGCCCGTTCTCTGCTGGGCCGGGTTCTGAGGGGCGTGGTTTGTCAGCGCTTGGTCGACCGAGCTGACGGTCGGGGCCGGGTGGCGGTGGTGGAAAGCCTGGTGGGTACCCACAAGGTGCGAGACGCCATCATCGACGGGGCCGAGACGTCGGTGCTGGAACGGTTGATGTCAGAGGGCGAGTACCACGGCATGGCCACCTTCGATCAGGCTTTGTTCCACCTGTTCAGCGAGGAGTACGTGTCGTTGGACGAGGCGCTCGAGCGGGCCATTCACCCCGAGGACTTCCGCATAGCGGTACAGCAGGCCGGGTTGGCCACCCTCCGCTAG
- a CDS encoding CCA tRNA nucleotidyltransferase, with the protein MQSVLEEVRPLAEAFSTAGQPLYLVGGVVRDLLLGRERPEGADLDLCTPAHPGEIKAIVAPLADAVWTQGERFGTIGLRIAGRDYEITTFRAESYEPDSRKPEVSFGDSIETDLSRRDFTVNAMALAVPEPELLDPFGGAADLAAGLLRTPLDPEVSFVDDPLRMLRAARFIAGYGLEPTPELVEAVRANASRLEIVSAERIRDELDKLLVTPDPSAGLWFAVDTGLADHFLPELPAMRLEQDPIHHHKDVLAHTIAVVAKTKPERTVRLAALLHDVGKPRTRDFGDGGVTFHHHEVVGARMARDRMKALRYSNDHVEAVRLLVYLHLRFHTYKMGWTDAAVRRFVRDAGDHLPELIDLTRSDCTTRNQRKAATLARRMDELELRIAALREQEALDAIRPDLDGQAVMAHLGVGPGRHVGEALAYLLELRMDEGPLGEEESSSPPRRLVVSAHRLGGSRLSLYPRIVGS; encoded by the coding sequence ATGCAGTCTGTCCTCGAAGAGGTTCGACCTCTGGCCGAGGCGTTCTCGACCGCGGGGCAGCCGCTCTACCTGGTGGGTGGGGTGGTACGTGACCTGCTTCTCGGTCGTGAGCGACCCGAAGGAGCCGACCTCGACCTGTGCACGCCGGCCCACCCCGGCGAGATCAAGGCAATCGTTGCACCGTTGGCCGACGCGGTGTGGACCCAAGGCGAGCGGTTCGGGACGATCGGTCTTCGGATCGCGGGCCGTGACTACGAGATCACCACGTTCCGGGCCGAGTCCTACGAACCTGATTCTCGCAAGCCCGAGGTTTCCTTCGGCGATTCCATCGAGACCGACCTTTCCCGCCGCGACTTCACGGTGAACGCCATGGCGCTGGCCGTTCCAGAGCCGGAGCTGTTGGATCCCTTTGGGGGAGCCGCTGACCTGGCTGCCGGGCTGTTGCGCACGCCGTTGGATCCGGAGGTCTCCTTCGTGGACGATCCGCTGCGGATGTTGCGGGCGGCCCGATTCATCGCCGGTTACGGACTGGAACCGACCCCCGAACTGGTCGAGGCGGTGCGAGCCAACGCTTCGAGGTTGGAGATCGTCTCGGCCGAGCGGATCCGCGACGAGTTGGACAAGTTGCTGGTCACGCCGGACCCGTCGGCAGGCCTGTGGTTTGCGGTGGACACCGGGCTGGCCGATCACTTCCTTCCGGAGCTGCCGGCCATGCGCCTGGAGCAAGATCCGATCCATCACCATAAGGATGTTCTGGCCCACACCATCGCGGTGGTGGCCAAGACCAAGCCTGAGCGAACGGTTCGGCTGGCGGCCCTGCTCCACGACGTCGGCAAGCCGCGAACCCGCGACTTCGGTGATGGCGGTGTGACGTTCCATCACCACGAGGTGGTCGGGGCTCGGATGGCACGTGATCGCATGAAGGCGCTCCGCTACTCCAACGATCACGTGGAGGCGGTACGCCTGCTGGTGTACCTGCACTTGCGGTTCCACACCTACAAGATGGGCTGGACCGACGCCGCGGTGCGGCGGTTCGTGCGCGACGCCGGGGATCACCTTCCCGAGCTGATCGACCTGACCCGTTCGGATTGCACCACCCGCAACCAACGCAAGGCCGCCACCTTGGCCCGCCGCATGGATGAGCTCGAGCTCAGGATCGCCGCGCTGCGCGAGCAGGAGGCGCTGGATGCCATCCGTCCCGACCTGGACGGTCAGGCGGTGATGGCCCACCTGGGGGTGGGTCCGGGCCGTCACGTGGGTGAGGCCTTGGCCTACCTGTTGGAGTTGCGCATGGACGAGGGCCCACTCGGCGAAGAAGAGAGCTCGTCGCCGCCTCGACGCCTGGTGGTCTCAGCGCATCGCCTCGGTGGATCCAGGCTAAGCCTGTATCCACGTATCGTCGGGTCGTGA
- a CDS encoding TrkH family potassium uptake protein, whose amino-acid sequence MTPKVGRRWLTDHPARFVVSAFLAAIVVGAGLLSLPWSTATGRDTDLVTALFMSTSAVCVTGFSTVDVGTHFSGFGQGVLLVLAQVGGLGFMTLASLIAMLVSHRLGLRMALVATAERGTLELGDVRRVLTGVAVVTLVVEVTVALALLVRFRFGYHYPWDDAVWHSVFHSVAAFNNAGFSLYPDSLNRFATDIVVTAAVMVGIMVGGLGFPVLVDLYQRRGRGWRRLSLHSRLTLTTSSLLLVVGWVMVCASEWANSETLGSRGTAGKVWMGLFGSVTARTAGFHTMTPAVMTDEGLIGTMFLMFVGAGSAGTSGGIKVATLALLVLVVLAELRGSRDVAVFGRRISEQVQRQAVTVVLLGMSVVVVTVFGLLWVTDLPVEAVAFEAVSGFGTTGLTTGVTPLLPTSGRLLMMVVMLVGRLGPVTLGTAMVFRFRNARIRFPEEAPLIG is encoded by the coding sequence ATGACTCCGAAGGTGGGTAGGCGGTGGTTGACGGACCACCCAGCCCGCTTCGTGGTTTCGGCCTTCCTAGCCGCGATCGTGGTGGGAGCGGGCTTGCTGTCACTGCCGTGGTCCACCGCCACGGGGCGTGACACGGACTTGGTGACGGCGTTGTTCATGTCGACCAGCGCGGTCTGCGTGACCGGCTTCTCCACCGTGGACGTGGGAACCCACTTCAGCGGTTTCGGACAGGGCGTCTTGTTGGTGCTGGCTCAGGTCGGAGGTCTGGGCTTCATGACCTTGGCGTCGCTCATTGCCATGCTGGTCTCGCATCGACTGGGGTTGCGGATGGCGCTGGTGGCCACCGCTGAGCGGGGAACGTTGGAGCTCGGTGATGTGCGGCGGGTCCTGACCGGGGTGGCGGTGGTGACTCTGGTGGTCGAGGTGACGGTGGCCTTGGCCCTGTTGGTCCGGTTTCGTTTCGGATACCACTACCCGTGGGACGACGCGGTGTGGCACTCGGTGTTCCATTCGGTGGCCGCTTTCAACAACGCCGGGTTCTCCCTGTACCCGGACTCACTGAACCGCTTCGCCACCGACATCGTGGTCACGGCCGCGGTGATGGTCGGGATCATGGTCGGAGGTCTGGGCTTCCCGGTGTTGGTGGACCTCTATCAGCGAAGAGGACGAGGGTGGCGGAGGCTCAGCCTTCATTCCCGCCTCACCTTGACCACGTCCAGCCTGTTGTTGGTGGTGGGATGGGTGATGGTGTGCGCGTCGGAATGGGCCAACTCCGAGACGCTGGGGTCGCGAGGTACAGCGGGCAAGGTCTGGATGGGGCTCTTCGGTTCGGTGACGGCTCGTACCGCGGGGTTTCACACGATGACCCCAGCGGTCATGACCGATGAAGGACTGATCGGAACGATGTTCTTGATGTTCGTCGGAGCGGGGTCGGCGGGAACCAGTGGTGGGATCAAGGTGGCAACGCTCGCCCTGCTGGTTCTGGTGGTCTTGGCCGAGCTGAGGGGTTCAAGAGACGTTGCGGTCTTCGGGCGGCGGATCAGTGAGCAGGTGCAGCGTCAGGCCGTGACCGTGGTCCTGTTGGGGATGTCGGTGGTTGTCGTCACCGTGTTCGGCTTGCTGTGGGTGACGGACCTACCAGTCGAGGCCGTTGCCTTCGAAGCCGTCTCGGGGTTCGGTACCACAGGTCTGACGACTGGCGTCACGCCTCTGTTGCCGACTTCCGGCCGGTTGTTGATGATGGTGGTCATGTTGGTGGGGCGCCTGGGGCCGGTCACGTTGGGTACCGCCATGGTCTTCCGGTTCCGGAACGCCCGGATCCGCTTCCCGGAGGAGGCTCCTCTCATTGGCTGA
- a CDS encoding TrkA family potassium uptake protein — MADNRSTVLVVGLGRFGSSLALELEALGHEVLAVDSREAVVQQWAAQVTHAVVADATDHDSLVSLGVSELAHAVVAIGEDVEASILATAALGEIGVADVWAKANSGSHARILGLVGATHVVFPERDSGRRLAHQVTGRILDYIEIDDDFVLVETAVPPGVAGKTLGEAQIRAAFGVTVVSVKPAGGRYTYTTAESVLEGLLLVAGSKPDVERFAASAPVSAPGNGAPPGPRL, encoded by the coding sequence TTGGCTGACAACCGTTCCACTGTTCTCGTCGTCGGCCTGGGTAGGTTCGGATCGTCGCTGGCCCTCGAGTTGGAGGCCCTGGGGCACGAGGTTCTGGCGGTCGATTCCCGGGAGGCGGTGGTCCAGCAATGGGCCGCTCAGGTCACCCATGCCGTTGTTGCCGACGCCACCGATCATGACTCCCTGGTCAGCCTGGGGGTATCTGAACTGGCTCATGCCGTGGTGGCCATCGGTGAGGACGTCGAGGCCAGCATCCTGGCTACCGCGGCTCTTGGTGAAATTGGTGTTGCCGACGTCTGGGCCAAGGCCAACTCTGGATCCCACGCTCGGATCTTGGGTCTGGTGGGGGCGACCCACGTGGTGTTTCCCGAACGGGACTCGGGCCGTCGACTGGCTCATCAGGTAACCGGCCGGATCCTCGATTACATCGAAATCGATGACGACTTCGTCCTGGTGGAGACCGCAGTTCCACCCGGGGTTGCGGGGAAGACCCTGGGGGAGGCGCAGATCAGAGCTGCATTCGGGGTGACGGTGGTGAGCGTGAAACCAGCCGGTGGCCGCTACACCTACACCACCGCCGAGTCGGTACTCGAGGGCCTGCTGCTCGTGGCTGGATCGAAGCCCGACGTCGAACGCTTCGCGGCTTCGGCCCCGGTGTCTGCGCCCGGCAACGGCGCGCCACCTGGGCCCCGCCTCTGA
- a CDS encoding class I SAM-dependent methyltransferase, with amino-acid sequence MADQPLTVPLPGNPSPEPRRYSTAQDSDPTRATAVIYGRDVPSEADLKLLGPVEGRRLVDLGCGIGHNAVVLAQQGAKVLGVDPDAGLLARARERADTAEVKVELHQSALADLAFLRSDSVDAALSVMALATAEDMARVFRQVHRVLKPEAPLVASLPHPVAGLFDFDGDDPTRAVHPYQRSSPVEWVDGPRTVLDHLRTIGEIFTTLHRASFVVDQVLEPLPSVIPAGVPAVPTTLIIRARKQGN; translated from the coding sequence ATGGCCGATCAACCGCTCACCGTCCCGCTCCCCGGCAACCCATCCCCCGAGCCCCGGCGGTACAGCACGGCCCAAGACTCCGATCCCACCCGAGCCACCGCTGTGATCTACGGACGCGACGTCCCCAGCGAGGCAGACCTCAAGCTGCTGGGTCCGGTCGAGGGCCGACGGCTCGTGGACCTGGGCTGCGGCATCGGACACAACGCGGTGGTCCTGGCCCAACAAGGCGCCAAGGTGCTGGGCGTGGATCCCGACGCAGGGTTGTTGGCCCGGGCCCGCGAGCGAGCCGACACCGCCGAGGTGAAGGTCGAACTTCACCAGTCCGCCCTCGCCGACCTGGCCTTTCTCCGTTCCGACAGCGTCGACGCCGCGCTCAGCGTCATGGCGCTGGCCACCGCCGAGGACATGGCCCGCGTGTTCCGACAGGTCCACCGCGTCCTCAAGCCCGAAGCGCCACTGGTGGCATCGCTCCCGCATCCGGTGGCCGGCTTGTTCGACTTCGACGGCGACGACCCGACCCGTGCCGTCCATCCCTACCAGCGAAGCTCGCCGGTCGAATGGGTCGACGGCCCCAGAACGGTGCTCGACCACCTCCGCACCATCGGTGAAATCTTCACCACCCTCCACCGGGCCAGCTTCGTAGTCGACCAGGTGCTCGAGCCCCTGCCCTCGGTGATCCCCGCCGGCGTACCCGCAGTACCCACCACCCTCATCATCCGAGCCCGCAAGCAAGGCAACTGA
- a CDS encoding DUF5318 family protein has protein sequence MGFRPDAVRGAGPGQIDYRLARRSVLAEYRKGRIARHEVCDAHPELARAAKECGEPSSLTCPICEEVKVVLVSYVFGPRLPAFGRCITSKKELASIAKRSGEFTCYVVEVCPACSWNHLARTFLLSPGRGRLVAR, from the coding sequence ATGGGATTCAGACCGGATGCCGTGCGGGGTGCTGGCCCCGGCCAGATCGACTACCGCTTGGCGCGGCGGTCGGTGTTGGCCGAGTACCGCAAGGGTCGCATCGCCCGTCACGAGGTGTGTGACGCCCATCCCGAACTGGCTCGCGCGGCGAAGGAGTGTGGCGAGCCCAGTTCACTCACCTGCCCGATCTGTGAGGAGGTGAAGGTCGTGCTGGTGTCCTACGTGTTCGGTCCGAGATTGCCGGCGTTCGGTCGTTGCATCACCTCCAAGAAGGAATTGGCCTCGATCGCCAAACGATCGGGCGAGTTCACGTGTTATGTGGTGGAGGTGTGTCCGGCGTGTTCGTGGAACCACCTGGCCCGCACGTTCCTGCTCTCACCGGGTCGTGGCCGACTGGTGGCCCGCTGA
- a CDS encoding transglycosylase domain-containing protein, which translates to MRKRTRKPVPVHNLKVTRKGKVKKRGIIWRWRRVFCALALVATFGLAGVVFVLTQIELPRDPRFEDEYKQTSFMCSAEVQVNCNAQNAMAQLHGTEDRVLVTYEQIPEVLKQAVIATEDKDFFEHDGVDPLGIARAAYHDIRGTSASRQGGSTITQQYVKKTYLTAEQTVTRKIKEAVMAIKLEQKLSKEEILTRYLNTVYFGRGAYGVQAASRAWFGHDVEAVTAGEAAFLAGLLRNPNGADPYRGPDSLAEAERRRLVSLQAMVRDGYLTESEKAAFAAVPMDPDAPGVAVEDRFIQPPPVPSTLGEDVKGAEWGSEYFAEYVRQWLIDEFGADAVYGGGLKVYTTLDQSMQKSAFEAVTSVLDRDGDPSGALVALDDRGQVRAMMAGTDFADQELNLATGRESGGSGRPPGSTFKTFALAEAVREGYSIRSVLPSPTNLEISEPQCTNGGDVWKVRGGPGGGSSLVTATKKSINTTYAELMVRLGPDAVADLAQSMGVSSLADQKVQCSWVLGSGEVSVMDMAAAYSTLANEGTARTPIVVTRVEFPDGTVRNYEAEETQVLTPEQAARVTFALQQVIQGGTGREANFGRPAAGKTGTTQNNADGWFVGYTPDLTAAVWMGFPEGQIPMRNVHGMSVQGGNFPARIWNRFMTSATANMEPAEFREWDDDVLGDGETLDPNLGKTSVIGSGSDQNSPNQAPRTTVPGGGTTSTTSGSGSTTTSPATTAPATTAPPATTSPPATTAPAGGGADP; encoded by the coding sequence ATGCGCAAGCGAACTCGTAAGCCGGTACCGGTCCACAACCTCAAGGTGACCCGCAAAGGCAAGGTCAAGAAGCGCGGGATCATCTGGCGGTGGCGACGGGTCTTTTGCGCCTTGGCTCTGGTTGCCACCTTCGGCCTGGCTGGCGTTGTCTTCGTGCTCACCCAGATCGAACTACCCCGAGACCCGCGCTTCGAGGACGAGTACAAGCAGACGTCGTTCATGTGTTCGGCCGAGGTTCAGGTGAACTGCAACGCCCAGAACGCCATGGCCCAGCTCCACGGCACCGAGGACCGAGTGCTCGTCACCTACGAGCAAATCCCCGAGGTACTCAAGCAGGCGGTGATCGCCACCGAGGACAAGGACTTCTTCGAGCACGACGGTGTCGATCCGCTCGGTATCGCCCGGGCCGCCTACCACGACATTCGGGGAACCTCTGCTTCTCGTCAGGGTGGGTCGACGATCACCCAGCAGTACGTGAAGAAGACCTACCTAACCGCCGAGCAGACCGTCACCCGCAAGATCAAAGAAGCGGTGATGGCAATCAAGTTGGAGCAGAAGCTCTCCAAGGAGGAGATCCTCACCCGCTACCTCAACACCGTCTACTTCGGTCGAGGGGCCTATGGGGTGCAGGCGGCGTCTCGAGCCTGGTTCGGTCACGACGTGGAGGCTGTCACCGCCGGGGAAGCGGCCTTCTTGGCCGGTCTACTCCGCAACCCCAACGGGGCCGACCCTTACCGTGGTCCGGATTCTCTGGCCGAAGCCGAGCGCCGTCGCCTGGTGAGTCTCCAAGCCATGGTCCGCGACGGGTACCTGACCGAATCCGAGAAGGCTGCGTTCGCTGCCGTTCCGATGGATCCCGACGCACCCGGCGTGGCGGTCGAGGACCGGTTCATCCAACCACCGCCGGTGCCGTCCACATTGGGTGAGGACGTCAAGGGTGCAGAGTGGGGCAGCGAGTACTTCGCCGAGTACGTCCGCCAATGGTTGATCGACGAGTTCGGAGCCGATGCCGTCTACGGCGGAGGCTTGAAGGTGTATACGACCCTGGACCAGTCGATGCAGAAGTCTGCCTTCGAAGCGGTCACGTCGGTTCTCGACCGCGACGGTGATCCGTCGGGAGCCTTGGTGGCACTCGACGACCGGGGGCAGGTGAGGGCGATGATGGCCGGCACCGATTTCGCCGACCAGGAACTGAACCTGGCCACCGGTCGCGAAAGCGGTGGGTCTGGTCGTCCGCCGGGGTCGACGTTCAAGACCTTTGCCTTGGCCGAGGCGGTGCGCGAGGGCTACTCGATCCGCTCGGTGCTCCCGTCACCTACCAACCTCGAGATCTCCGAACCGCAGTGCACCAACGGTGGCGATGTCTGGAAGGTTCGCGGGGGACCGGGTGGAGGCTCCTCTCTGGTGACGGCCACCAAGAAGTCGATCAACACCACCTACGCCGAGCTCATGGTGCGTCTCGGCCCCGACGCCGTGGCGGATCTGGCCCAGTCCATGGGGGTGAGCTCCCTCGCCGACCAGAAGGTCCAGTGCTCGTGGGTGCTCGGTTCGGGCGAGGTCTCGGTGATGGACATGGCTGCCGCCTATTCGACCCTGGCCAACGAAGGCACCGCCCGCACCCCGATCGTGGTGACCAGGGTCGAGTTCCCCGACGGCACCGTGCGCAACTACGAGGCCGAGGAGACCCAGGTCCTCACCCCCGAACAGGCTGCTCGGGTCACCTTCGCCCTCCAGCAGGTGATCCAGGGCGGCACGGGTCGGGAAGCGAACTTCGGTCGACCGGCGGCAGGCAAGACCGGTACCACCCAGAACAACGCCGACGGTTGGTTCGTGGGGTACACCCCGGATCTCACCGCCGCCGTGTGGATGGGATTTCCCGAGGGCCAGATCCCCATGCGCAACGTGCACGGCATGTCGGTGCAGGGCGGCAACTTCCCGGCCCGGATCTGGAACCGGTTCATGACCAGCGCCACGGCCAACATGGAACCCGCCGAGTTCCGGGAGTGGGACGACGACGTCCTGGGAGATGGAGAGACTCTCGATCCGAACTTGGGCAAGACGTCTGTGATCGGCAGCGGTTCGGACCAGAACTCGCCCAACCAGGCACCCCGCACCACCGTCCCTGGCGGTGGCACCACGTCCACGACAAGCGGAAGCGGTTCGACCACCACCTCACCGGCGACGACGGCTCCCGCCACCACCGCGCCACCGGCCACCACGAGCCCCCCGGCTACCACAGCCCCGGCAGGGGGAGGGGCCGACCCATAG